The sequence below is a genomic window from Sceloporus undulatus isolate JIND9_A2432 ecotype Alabama chromosome 5, SceUnd_v1.1, whole genome shotgun sequence.
TTAGCGGAAGAGTGTAAAATTTAACTGACTATAAAATTTAACAGACAGGGAGGTAAAATAATTTGACcacaagaggaagagagaatTCAAGGTATCAATTTTCTGAGTACATTTTTTGCTACTTTAATAGAGAATATTACAGAAGTTCTTGAGCTTCTGTCTTGTTCTGTGCATTTTTGATGTTTTGGGGAAATGGTAACATAAAAGTGGCTTGGCATTTTCGCTGTCTACATGGCATGTATGTGTCCTTATCACCACAGTCCCTTACTAGAAGCCTGTGGAGATGTTTCCTGGGATGCTTGGTATGTAGATTTTATCCCATTATTTCCTGGTGTGTTTTGCCCTGTTTCCTGGGATAAATACCCACTGAATAGACCACCCCCCTTTTATAGATTTGAACTCCTTTTCCATTGGAAGTTGAAAtaagaaaatgtattatttcagcCAATACCTGTTGTAGCTCAGAGACTGATGGGAAGTCAAATTTCGTAAGCACTGATCTGAACTTTCATAGATCAAAGATGTAGCAAATGCTTCtttgggcatttaaaaaaaaagaaaagaaaagaaacagaaatctgAGGGGAAAGCGGATCCCCATTACAGCCTTCCTCTTAAAATAACTGCTCATCTAGTTGACATTATTAGTGTTAATAAACATGAATTTCAAAGCCTAGCATTTAAAATACATGAATAATAAAAATGAGTAAGAACAGCATAGTAacaaggctctgctttgtacttGGTTTTTGTAACTCATGTGTTAAAGGAAATTTTGTTCTTAAATGAATAGTTTGGGTGGATTGTATTGAAATTTTCTTCATACTGTGTTTCACATTCTATTTTCAAAAGCAACATAAATTGTAGTCCATTTCAAACCAATTGAAGTCATTTGAAAGTATTTTGGATATTTGCCAAGAATTTGCATTGAAATGGGTACATTTTGGAGTTGAACTGTTTTTCAGTTTGTTTATTTGCTACATAAAATTTTGttataggaaaaagaaaaacacgcTTGTCAACTTATATTGTATCAAAAAAATGGCAACATGGATTTATTACTGAATCTACATCAGTTTTAGAGTGTACATGGTTTTCTGTGTATCTGGTTGTGGATACAATTTACTACTAATATTGTGCCAAGatgtcacattttatttttttaaatgttattttatcttTAGAGTATGAACCcccctctgctgccaccaccaccgccTCCTCTGTTGTCTGCTACAATAATTGCCCCAGCTTCTACTGGACTTCCTTCAGGGGTGGCTCAAAAATCTGCACCCATATCAGCTGAGCAAATAACACATTTGAGACCACAGACAAGACCAAGTGTGTAAGTAAAATAGAAATGTATTGGTGATTAACTTCAAATGGTGTGGAAAACCAGGATTGTCAAAAGAACAAGAACTGAGACTTTTCTGGAATAGActaaggcacattacagaccaccgaaaagcgacggcctgcaccctcccctttccccgctggattggggcctcagtggctagagcggcagccgctgaggccccgatccgctgctttccaggctgtggggaagcggcaaaaggcccctttcccacagcctggaaaggggtgtccttggggcttcaagccccaaggataccccgtggtggctgcgttgctgggcgcagccatctaaagcctgcacccagcgacacaagaccaggaaagagctccgtttcggagctccttcctgctccgacgaaagggcgcactaagcgccctcgcgtggTGCAATGGCGTCACATCcatgctgcctcgtttggaggcggcacattcatgacaccatcatggtggcccccatgtagatggggcgccgccatcttgtacgtcctcacgatgtattaggcttgggggcgtcaagtgacatccctttttaaacctaggacgtcctgaggacatcccttatggcAGTTTTTAACGTGCCCAAGACATGTTTAACTTGCCATCTGGTTGAGAAATGTTTGATTCATGtagcaaagaaataaaagcaatagAATATGGCTTGAGTCATTGCCTCTCTTTAATTATGTGTCAAACCTATGACGGTATTTACAGTTAGATATATAAAATGTGTCTCTGCAGACTGTTTCCTATGCAGATGTGGAAACACTAATCATATGAATAATTAACTTGTTTTCTCATCCTTGAAGAACACCATCTAAATTGTGAAGTAATGTTGATAGTAAAAAGCAGGCTTTAAGTGGGTGTTACAAGTTAtggcaaaatccaaaataaaacaaacagaggaAACTTGGGGGCTAGTGCCATAGATTGTTCCAGCTATGTAAGCAGTCACATATTCTGGTGCTTGTGCAACCAATTGTACAACTATGGATTCCTGCCTCAGCACTTGTGAGAGgtagttttttatttgtttgtttgttttgggaacTTTGCCCATTCAGACATGAGGAGCAAGAACTTAGCTGCACCTTTCTTTTGGACCAGCCAGTGGACAAATAGTGTTTGAGATGGGCTTCAAGAATTTAATACAAATGGCTGAAGGCAGATGAAATTAGGAAAGGATATTacagctgtaataataataataataatatttatttgtattccgctttttcacaaaggaattaaagcggattccaacagtataaataaaacatcaaacaattaaaaattacaatttaaaaatctcaaaacCCCAATCCTCCCCCCAATCTTAAAAGCAGTGATCAagccataaaaagagattaaacatcaaaaattttaaaactgtccaatagaatacactaaaatttcaggcagattagcgcaagaaatgagtcttcctctagagaaGAGGGGGGGGACGGGGGCGATGGTTTCAATCAATATTGATatcggtatcaatagaggggggGAGGCATGTCTAATGGTTATAACATAGtgtggaaaggcctgccggaagagatccatcttaatagccttttaaaggcatccaatgtGTGGCGGATCCcgtctggcaggttgttccagagtctgggagtggctgatgagaaggtcctgtGGGTCACTGCttaaagtctggtcttcttaggttgtagcagattcttcccagaggacccaagtgtgtggggaggattatatggaagtaggcactcCCACAGTAGTCAAGAcccaagtcatatagggctttaaaggttagaaccagcaccttgtaccttgcccagaaactgatagggagccagtggagagattttataaccagtgtaatatgggcagtcCTGGATGTGTccgtgaccagcctagctgccatattttgtaccatttgaaGTTTACGAATttggcatgagggtagccccatgtagagcgcattgcagacaTCGAGTTGAGAGGTTGCTAGCACAtgcactactgtttcaaggtctccctgctccaggaagaggcactgctggcgtatcagccgaagctgatagcaagtgctcctgaccattgcatccaCCTGGGCCgtcagttgaagcgacgaatccaggagcacccccaagctgtggatagaatccttcaggggaagtgtaacctcatccagaactggctgacataactccattctcGGATTAGGGGTGCCTgttacaagtacctccattttacctggattcaatttgagtttattttccctcatccagtctattaccgcattaagacaggtgttcagaggagagacgccatccttagtcactgcatcagtctgagccatagagaaatatatttgggtgtcatcagcgtactgacaACACTCTGCCCCAAgggcaccagcagggtcacacttcccctgtcgatgcccaaacggagatcatcgactaaggtgaccatgacGGTTTCAATTCCGGAATccgtcctaaatccagtttgaaatggatctagataacccatttcatccaagactgcttggagttgaatggcgactgtcctctcaattaccttgcctAAAAATGGTAAAAgctggcctgtaattgtttctatACAGCAGGTCAAGGGAAAggcttttttagaagtggtttaaccactgcctctttgaggcaagatggaagacagccttccctgagTCTTCCATCACTGTCCAGCTATTGGACATTTGATTAGTGGATGCTTGTATATTGATAGGTGATGAAAGGTCTGAAACTGGGACCCTTTGATGGTCTCTTAACAATCATTTCAGTAGTCAAAATTATGGTGACTATATAAGGAACTTCTCACTCTGAATGAAAACCATGTGGTTCTATTTTCAAGCGGCAACCACTATGCAAACCTGTGATTTGGGCTGCAGAGGTTTCTTACGTTCCTGTTATTTAGCCTGCAGACCTGCatgaatgtttttctttttcaggtaTGTTGCTATTTATCCATATGCTCCTAGAAAAGAAGATGAACTGGAACTGAGAAAAGGGGAGATGTTTTTGGTGTTTGAACGTTGTCAGGATGGTTGGTTTAAAGGAACTTCCATGCATACAAGCAAAATTGGTGTATTTCCTGGCAACTATGTGGCACCAGTTACTAGGTATGGCTGTCATTTGTCATACTCATCTTTATAAAGATAAAAGGAACAACCTCTATGAATATCTTTTTTCTGTGTGgtccaaaactgcagaaataatccagtttgagactgccatatatactcaactataaatcgaggacaggtttgggggccaaaattatggactcgtggataaattgagggtaaattTTAGGggtatgcaacaaaggatctaaaggatgaagcaaacggAAAACAGTGACTTacaaaagaacttaaaaaatttgAGATGGCATAAGAGTTGGTGCACtccttaaaggctggatggatgacagagtgAGGAGCAGTGCTTCAAGGACAGATTGTACTCTTACCcctcaccaggggatggtttcttttttatacaagagttaaagtacagtacttacattgacccatggataagtcgatgcAATTTTTTGGGGTTaactttttgactaaattttttaggcttatacatgagtatatatagtactttaactgtcctggctcaatgctaggtaattctgggaactgtagttttgagagacatttagccttccctgttagagagctctggtgccacaataaactacaattcccaagattccctagcactgagccagggcaattaaagggatctgatactggattatttctgtagtgtgtttaaGACCTAAGATACAGGGTTGAGTCATCTGTATtgggaattctgaaatactcaaaAATCCAAACCTTTTTAATGGGTattgatacctttgctttctgatagtttcAGTGTACATGGCCTTTGTTTtatgttcaaaattattttaaaatttgtacaaAATTACAttaaggctatgtgtataaggtgttcattaagtactgtatatggaattactctgaaatccaaaagaaaatctgaaatccaaaacacttctggtcccaagcattttgaataagggggACTGAACTTGTAATGGTTTGTTGTGGGAGGGAGATGGTAGCTTGACTGATTTAATAAGATGTAGATCAAGGTTGGAATCCTATTGAGGCACTATGCTGCCAAAAAAGAAATTGTGCAAGCAGTTGGGCTTTCTcacatattgttttgttttatccctTGTGCTACTAATTATTTCACAAGCACACATGCAGAGAAATCAAATCAACTATTGAGACCTAATCAATCATTGAGCAACAGATGAGCTTAGTAACCATTATATCTATTTCACAGTTGGTTGTGCAAATGCGGAATCCCCTATAACTGTCCATAAACAGCATAAGTATGCTGCTGTACAATTTATATTATGCTGAAAGTATATAGGATCTTGGCCTAAAGCATCATATTACCTTTTACAGGGCAGTGACAAGTGCCTCCCAAGCAAAAGTTCCTGTATCTACTGCTGGCCAGTCAGGACGGGTGGTAACCATGGTCAGTGCTTCCACTGCTGGAGGAACAGTGCAGAAACTTCAGGGAAATGGTGTGACAGTGAACTCCAGTGCAGTACCAACTGCTGTGGTCTCTGCAGCCCATATACAAACAAGCCCACAGACCAAGGTTCTGATGCATATGACTAGCCAAATGACAGTCAACCAGGCTCGCAACGCAGTAAGAACAGGTAATATATTGCTTTATTCCTCAGATTAAGTGCTAGAATAATGAGGATTAAGATTTTCATTATCTGCTAGTTTAATGGTTTCTTATGTCAGTTCAGATAGATTGAGAACAAGTACAGGAGGAGATACAATATGTTTCTGTGTGAATTTGCTCATCTATTCTCCATGTAATATGAAtgtattctttattaatttttaaaaaatatgttaagATATGTCAAGAAATGAAACATAATCATGTAGTAATTTATTGAACTATACAAATAGTTGGCAATTTAAAAACCACAATAGTTTATTGAATTTTCTCTTATTTGTTGCAGGGATAAGATAGGCCACtcatggcaaaccttttagagactgagtgcccaaactcaaaggcgttCCCGCACTGGGTGTTAGCCAatgctgggggcaggacttctacTTCTAAGGGCAGGACCTgcctggagacagctgaagggccgggaggaagaagaggaacaagcgcatgcctgttcctcttcttctctcccccccctccgcccccccggtgcctttagctgcctctggggaggcagctgaaggcccgggaggaagaggaggaacagggcacatgtgccataggttcacacCATGGAGATAGGCTATTACCAGATGTCAACTTGAAGGAAGAGTAAGAATGATATAACAAATGAGAAGATTTTCAGGTGTTTCCTGAATTGTACATTTTATCATGATttgatgttgtgtgttttttaattctcTTAAAATGCACTTCTTCCTGTCATTCCAGTTGCAATACACAACCAAGAAAGACCTACAGCTACCGTGACACCAATTCAGGCTCAAAGTTCAGCATGCCTTATTCCTGCTGCTGTCATTATTCCACACCATTCTGTTGCACCACAACAGCTGCAACCTCAGCTTTCAAATGCTGCTGCTTATATCACGGCTGTGAATATCAACCGGACCAATGTCCCATTGGCTTGTGCTGCGGTTTCATTAAACTCTCCTTGCACTTCTGCATCTCTGGATGGAGATACAAATGGGAGGATTGTGACTGTTCACAGTGGAGCTCCAGCATCTCCTGAAAACACCTTAGCAGCTTCAGGGGTTTCTACTGCCAGTAAACCTGATAGAGATGGGAAGGTGGGCATGGAATTTGGTTCTTCTCCATTGTCTCTATGCAGCATACGAACTGAATAGCAGTTAAAAATTCAGAACATTTTGTCTATTAcattaaaaggatttttaaatcCTATTGTTGATTAGTGGCTTCTCCAAATGTTGTCATTTGGTTATTTTCTTAAGGGAGGAACAGACTACCAGGAAGGGGTGGCTTGAGGCCACtgctgagaaagctggattgtaGCCGCAACAACttcatgccacagccccagtccACCTTTTTGCCAAccgaaaaagaagtggcaaagagccacccctttttgtgctggcaaaaagccaacTTTTCCGCGCCGCTGCAGCTTTAAGGTACGGCATCTAAACATTGTGCTGTCGGAGTGCCCAGAAGCTTGCTGCTGTGTGTGCAGCCAGTAGctgtgaagccagcttccaggcatcaTAGGGGTATGTGCCGTGCGTCCAAtccagctggaagctggcttttcatgctGGTATATACCAGCCCTTAGTCTTTAGTATCAGGCAGTGTCAAGTTTAACTTTTTAATATAAGCAATAAACTGCTTAGATAGTAGCTAGCTTTCTGCTCCCTTGAGAACAAAATCTCAATGGGATATAAAACTTGCTGTTGCTAAAAGaatattgctttaaaaatcaTTGGAAACTATTTTATGAAACAGGTTTCATTGTTTCAATTATCAGTCATGCTGGACTTCCAGTATATTTTCTTCTTATACTCTTTAGACCAGGATTATTTAATTAGAGAATTGCATGAGAATACATTGTAAGGATTAACCATAGTTctcataaaagaaaaagaaaaatatttttgatttgtAAAGCAACAAAGATTGCACACTTAGCTTTTTAATGTAACATCCCTAGTATACGTACTTGTCCCAGTGTTTCTTGCTAAATGCTAGCAGCTTTAGTAAGATGACTGGTTATTGGTCAGGAGGTAAGAGTGTGGTGAGAGATCACCAACTCCTGGATCACTATCTGAATAATACAGTGGCATCCAACAATAAAAGCAAGCAGAGAAAAAATGAAGACAAGGGGGACTTGGAACAACAGGGGAGTCAgaaaaggctgcattctatcaccctacttgttcaacttacatgcagaaaacatcatacacagagcaagaaaaagtgaaaatcataggaaagaaatgaacattctaagatatgcagatgatatcatTCCACTGGTAGAAAACAATAAAGatgtggaacaattactaaagaatgttaaagaagtaataaagcaagcttaatgttgaacattaagaaaacaaaaataatggccacagagaatttacataaattaaatatagatatagataagaGACCTGGTGGTGCTGTGgataaatgcctgtattgcagccactcacaaaccacaaggttgtgagttcattaCCAGCCAGgtgctcaggctcgactcaggcgtACATCTTTCTGAGAtctctaaaatgaatacccagcttgttgggcacagttggcttacacattgtaaaccacttagggagtgcttaagtgcactgataagtagtatagaaatgaacttgctattgctatggagaaattgaaatagttaaagacttctcataccttggatcaatcattgattgGGCAAGGACtgagaaaggcagctatgaaataactaaacaaaatcctaaagtgcaaatatataaaactgaatactaaagttagtattgtccaagtcattgtatttcccatcaccatgtatgattgtgagagctgaacaatgtaaaaagctgatagaaagaaaataaattcatttgaaatgtgctggttAACGATAGCTAAGAATACCATGGAtcgccaaaaagagaaacaaatagatcctagaacagatcaaacctgaactcaccctgaaagccaagatgactaaattgagactgtggtactttggccacatcatgagaaggcacaactcactagaaaagacagtaatgctagaaaAGATGGGAGGacaagaccacataccagatggatagactcagacCAGGAAGCCTGCACAACGTGGGCAaaacagttgaggacagggggcttGGAGGTTTTTTATTCATGCGTTTGGCATGAATCACAGTTGACTCGAAGGcatttaacaagaacaacaagatgTCTGGGAGACAATTGCTTTGGACAGAGTAGAACCAGTAGTACATGTTAACATTTAAATAGGTGTGCCATAGACATAATCAATTATGAAAGTATATAATAAACAGAGTTCTTGAAGGAGATAAAATATAAATTTGCCTTACAAGTCAGTTGCACAGATTATAGCTAGATACTTCATGTGACAGAAAACCTGAAAAACCCTCCTATGCAAATGTGATGGTGATACTGTCAAAAGCCAACAGAGATCAGCAGGGCATTGTGTGTTTAAAACAGAGTAATCTAGTGGgttctgtgtttttttaatctagtaagtatttttgttttaaaatagtacTGACATTTatttccagaaagaaaaaaaggggctGTTGAAGTTGCTTTCAGGAGCAGCTACCAAGCGCAGACCTCGAGCATCTCCCCCATCATCGCCAACTCTGGAAGTTGAGCAGGGAGGTGCAGAGGTTCCCCTACAAGGTGCTGTAGGTCCAGAGATCTCATCAGTTTCCAGTCATGGAAGAGCTGAATCCTGCCCCATGGACAATGAAGCATCAACATCAGTGCAGGAGAACACGCATCGAAAAGCAAATACTGTGGAGTCAAATATCCCTATAGCTCCACCTCCGCGGCAGCCCTGCTCTTCATTGGGCCCAGTCCATAACGAATCTAGACCTGTGGTCTGTGAACGGTAAGTTGTTTTGCTGTAACTAGAAATATGATACTCTGTTTACATGTCATTTACATGTAATATGCCATTTGCATATATCTGGAAAGGGTCAATGTTAAAAATGATATTAGAATTTTGATACCTTTTTTTTTGTAGTGAGATTTTGGTGTGAGATGTTCTGTTATGTCTGAAGTGACATATTTTACTGCTTGAGGCAGTAGTTAACAGAAGTGGATTGAAACAACaagaattgttgctgttgttgttgcagctAAATATCTTTAAACCATTGAAAAGAGTCCAGACAAACATTTGAACTCTTAGTcttctttctgtttcctcataAAGTAGCATTTTTCCCCGATTGCAGTTTTGGCATACTGTTTCTCAGTTGGCAGGACATGGATTTTCTCCTGGAATACTGCTCATTTAGATTATATCATAGAGTCTGCTCTATATTTGAGTGGCACACAAAATTTGTAATATTCATTTGCTTTTGACATGTTAGTGCTTAAAAATGTGTCAAATATGCAGGGAAAACATCAGTTTGATTTCCTGAGCTGGATCCAAACATAGTCATACTTAGGGTAGACCTACTAAAAATCATTGAGACAGTCAAATGTCACTTAACACCACTGATTATGATTGGTCTACTCTAACAAAATAAGAAGACGGCCTGATAATCATATGAAAGCCGTGTCATCCTTCTTAATTCTGTGAACATGTTAGAGACATTAAGAAAGGCAGTACAGTGTCATCTGTTTACCATTGCATTTCCTATCATTCCAGCTTAGAAGGAAAAGACATCCCCATACCACAATTTTCATCCATAAGTGCTGTTATCTCTGCTCCtcactcttcttttcctcctttgttgGTGTGGCAGGGTGGATTGGCCCACTGGATGTGTTTATATAAGATAATATTTCAGTGGTACAACTTGAAAAACTGCAGCTGAAAATTCAACGAAAAATTGCTAGTATATAAGGTGTGAAGTGAAGTTCATTTTTATTgtagtcatagaccagcacagaggTGTGAAAAGACTTGCTTCTTGGGAAACATTCATAATTAGACGTTCACTTTTTATATTATAACTTCTTGATCAGGAAATGAGAATACTCAGCGTACTAATTCAACTACATATTTTCCCTGCATTATGAATTTTGCTCTGAAACATGTAAATGTGATATCCTGCATCATCATTTAATAGAATATATGTAACAATTCGGGGTGGGGTGGGATTGAATGACTCttaacttaggggctatacagacgggCAGCCATCTTTCCCCCAGGTCGGTTCTGCGGCAGCCGCACAGGTCACCACTGACGCACTCCTTAAAATGAACCCACTGTAGGCAGCTTATCTTTACAGGCGTCATTATGGTGCTCACGCACCATGATAACGTTTGGGCGCTCTGATGcatgtgtgtcatcatggtgcggCCCATGTAAATGGGGGTGCactatgataataataataaatattaaaagctttatttctagcccgcctttccagagatcaaggcgggttttCCAGAGATCATGGCATATGGGTGCCAATAGTAGGCTGGGCACACATCGACACCCAGCCCTATCTAGCTCTAATTTCAggcccaggccagtgcaaagtgcccatctgtactggccttagaaaagtttttaaaagctgaaaattattaaataaatctTAGATCAAAGCTGAATTCTAGTCTTACTAAAAAGCAAGTATCACTGAACAGTGCAATCCTATTCAAATGACTTAAAAGTAAACCTTGCTGTGATCAGTGGAGTTTAGCAACTGTGCATAGGATTGTAGCCTTAGAAACACAGGAAGTTACTGTATGCCAAGTCAGACTGCCAGTGCTATTGGCCAAAGGCCAGACATGCAgtggatatagagtcacaagaaTCTTTAATATCACTTGTTTCTTCATCTTTTGCTTGATTCTTtttcatgcaaagcatgtgttctgcAATGAGCAACAGGTATTTCCCTTGTTTATTTCAgagtaaatatatttattataagaATATTTCAGTTGATGGAACTATTAATGTGAAAATGTATATAATGTGGTCATACATTAAAGATGTTGGGCCAGAAACCTTTGGCTGTTAACATCAGAAATTTTTGGATCCTGTCTCCTTCTATTTAACCAAatatgaatacagttggccctctgtattcacagattctttatccatggattcaagcattcacggctttaaaatattttttaaaaataaattctcaaacgcaatccttgattttgctacattatataagggacattattttactgtgccattgtatttcatgggacttgagcacccacagattttggtatccaccgggggAGGGGGTCCTgtaagcaaaccccagcagataccaagggcccagtgtatataAAATGAAGCCAggagaatatttaaataaatagttTTGTACTGTCAGAGGAGACTGGTCTCCACATGCTTATTGATGATCTAAATTTATTCTTAAAAAGCCAAATACGCTTTGGCCTGTACATAAACTAGCTGGCTTTCTTCAGGGGCATTAATTCAAATACTAGTAGAAATGTTTGTTATTACAATCTTCTATTCTACTGGAGACCATGTATTTGTAA
It includes:
- the SH3RF1 gene encoding E3 ubiquitin-protein ligase SH3RF1 isoform X3 — its product is MDESALLDLLECPVCLERLDASAKVLPCQHTFCKRCLLGIVSSRNELRCPECRTLVDCSVDELPSNILLVRLLDGIKQRPRKPGGIVSSTNPLRAQTSTVANCIPKDLQSSQSGQQQRVQARSPPVRGVPQLPCAKALYNYEGKEPGDLKFSKGDIIILRRQVDENWYHGEVNGVHGFFPTNFVQIIKPLPQPPPQCKALYDFEVKDKEADKDCLPFSKDDILTVIRRVDENWAEGMLADKIGIFPISYVEFNTTAKQLIELDKPSGSTADSGEGTSGASHSSSIQKHTDTKKNTKKRHSFTSLTMSNKASQSSQNRHSMEISSPVLISSSNPTAAARISELTGLSCSAPSQVHISTTGLIVTPPPSSPVTTGPSFTFPPEATYQAALGSMNPPLLPPPPPPLLSATIIAPASTGLPSGVAQKSAPISAEQITHLRPQTRPSVYVAIYPYAPRKEDELELRKGEMFLVFERCQDGWFKGTSMHTSKIGVFPGNYVAPVTRAVTSASQAKVPVSTAGQSGRVVTMVSASTAGGTVQKLQGNGVTVNSSAVPTAVVSAAHIQTSPQTKVLMHMTSQMTVNQARNAVRTVAIHNQERPTATVTPIQAQSSACLIPAAVIIPHHSVAPQQLQPQLSNAAAYITAVNINRTNVPLACAAVSLNSPCTSASLDGDTNGRIVTVHSGAPASPENTLAASGVSTASKPDRDGKKEKKGLLKLLSGAATKRRPRASPPSSPTLEVEQGGAEVPLQGAVGPEISSVSSHGRAESCPMDNEASTSVQENTHRKANTVESNIPIAPPPRQPCSSLGPVHNESRPVVCERMCSAMSNRYFPCLFQSKYIYYKNISVDGTINVKMYIMWSYIKDVGPETFGC
- the SH3RF1 gene encoding E3 ubiquitin-protein ligase SH3RF1 isoform X4; the encoded protein is MDESALLDLLECPVCLERLDASAKVLPCQHTFCKRCLLGIVSSRNELRCPECRTLVDCSVDELPSNILLVRLLDGIKQRPRKPGGIVSSTNPLRAQTSTVANCIPKDLQSSQSGQQQRVQARSPPVRGVPQLPCAKALYNYEGKEPGDLKFSKGDIIILRRQVDENWYHGEVNGVHGFFPTNFVQIIKPLPQPPPQCKALYDFEVKDKEADKDCLPFSKDDILTVIRRVDENWAEGMLADKIGIFPISYVEFNTTAKQLIELDKPSGSTADSGEGTSGASHSSSIQKHTDTKKNTKKRHSFTSLTMSNKASQSSQNRHSMEISSPVLISSSNPTAAARISELTGLSCSAPSQVHISTTGLIVTPPPSSPVTTGPSFTFPPEATYQAALGSMNPPLLPPPPPPLLSATIIAPASTGLPSGVAQKSAPISAEQITHLRPQTRPSVYVAIYPYAPRKEDELELRKGEMFLVFERCQDGWFKGTSMHTSKIGVFPGNYVAPVTRAVTSASQAKVPVSTAGQSGRVVTMVSASTAGGTVQKLQGNGVTVNSSAVPTAVVSAAHIQTSPQTKVLMHMTSQMTVNQARNAVRTVAIHNQERPTATVTPIQAQSSACLIPAAVIIPHHSVAPQQLQPQLSNAAAYITAVNINRTNVPLACAAVSLNSPCTSASLDGDTNGRIVTVHSGAPASPENTLAASGVSTASKPDRDGKKEKKGLLKLLSGAATKRRPRASPPSSPTLEVEQGGAEVPLQGAVGPEISSVSSHGRAESCPMDNEASTSVQENTHRKANTVESNIPIAPPPRQPCSSLGPVHNESRPVVCERKKMG